The following DNA comes from Moritella sp. 24.
GGGTACCTTTTTTCGTTACTTTTACTTGCGCAGAAATAACTAAACCAACTGCAGTAACAACTTTACCACGTTCGGTCGGTTTTACATCTTTCAAGCGGTTACTCGAATAACGCTTAACCTCTTTAATATACTGATTAATCGGATGACCAGTAAGATAAAGACCCAGCGTTTCACGTTCCCCTTCTAGCCACACTTTATCAGGCCATTCAGGTACATCAGCAAACTTGCTTTCTACTTCTTCCGGTTCTGTGGTTAAAATCCCAAACAGATCGGTTTGGCCATGAGATTCCGCCATTGCATGTTGTGCAGCAGCTTTCATCGCTTCAGGTAATGTAGCATGCAAGGCCGCGCGATGAGGACCTAATTTATCTAATGCTCCGGCATAAATCAGTTTTTCCATGATTCTTTTATTGATTTTTTTCAAATCAACACGATTACAGAAATCAAATAAATCAGAGAATTCACCACCACTTTCACGTGCTGCAATAATCGCGTCAATTGGGCCTTCACCCACGCCTTTAATCGCACCAATACCATAAATAATAGTATGGTCTTCATCAACATTGAATTTGAATAGACCTTTGTTCACATCAGGCGGTAATATTGTCAGCCCCATGCGTTCAACTTCATCAACAAGGGTAACGACTTTCTCGGTATTATCCATATCCGCTGACATTACAGCAGCCATGAAATAAGAAGGATAATGGGTCTTCATCCACAACGTTTGATACGATACTAACGCGTATGCAGCAGAGTGAGATTTGTTGAAGCCGTAACCCGCAAATTTCTCTACCAGATCGAAGATCTTCATCGACAGTTCGCCGTCGACGCCATTGTTTATCGCACCCTCTTTAAAGGTACCACGCTGTTTTTCCATCTCTTCTGGTTTTTTCTTACCCATAGCACGACGTAACATGTCGGCGCCACCTAGGGTGTAACCAGATAAGACTTGGGCAATCTGCATTACTTGTTCTTGATACAAGATAATGCCGTAAGTCGGATCTAAAATCTCTTTCAACGATTCATGCTGATACTGCGCATCAGGGTAAGACACTTCTTCTCGACCATGTTTACGGTCAATGAAATTATCTACCATGCCTGATTGCAATGGACCAGGTCGGAACAAAGCTACCAGTGCAATCATATCTTCAAAACTATCGGGCTTAAGGCGTCGAATCAGATCTTTCATACCACGGGATTCAAGCTGGAATACCGCGGTTGTTTCAGAACGTTGCAATAAGTCAAAACATCTTTTATCGGTAATATCAATCGATTCAATTCGAATCGCTTCTTTACCTTGCTTGACTAAATGTGGGTTTGCCATATCCAGCGCCCACTGAATAATAGTCAAGGTTCTTAGACCCAAGAAATCGAACTTAACCAGCCCGGCTTCTTCTACGTCATTCTTATCAAACTGTGTAACGGGGTTATTACCTTCATCATCACAGTACAAGGGCGCGAAATCAGTGATCAAGGTAGGTGAAATTACAACACCACCAGCATGTTTACCGGCATTACGTGTAACACCTTCCAGAATACGTGCCATATCAACGAGTGCACGTACTTCTTCATCACCTTGATACATTTCATCTAAACGTGGTTCAACGTCCCACGCTTTGGTTAAGGTCATTCCAGGATCACCGGGAATTAACTTAGAAATACGATCAACAAAACCAAACGGATGACCAAGCACACGTCCAACATCGCGTATCACGGCTTTTGCCGCCATGGTACCAAAAGTAATGATCTGACTTACCGCATCTCGATTATAAAGCTCCGCTACGTGATCAATGACTTCATCACGGCGATCCATACAGAAATCGACATCGAAATCGGGCATAGAGACACGTTCAGGATTCAAGAAACGTTCGAACAGTAATTCATATTCAATCGGATCAAGATCGGTAATCTTAAGCGCATAAGCCACTAATGAACCAGCGCCGGACCCGCGACCAGGACCAACAGGAATATTGTTGTCCTTACTCCACTGAATGAACTCCATTACAATTAAGAAGTAACCAGGGAATCCCATATTGTTAATTACTTTAAGCTCAACATCTAAACGCTCTTCATAAGCAGGGCGCTGACGTTCACGCTCAACGGGATCAGGAAACAGAAAGTCTAAACGTTCAACCAAGCCATCTTCAGATACTTTAACTAAAAAATCTTCAGTAGAAAGCTCACCTGTTGGGAAGTTAGGTAAGAAATATTCGCCTAAGCGTACTGTCGCATTACAACGTTTGGCAATTTCAACAGAGTTAGCCAGCGCTTCAGGTATATCAGCAAATAACTCACACATTTCATCTTCACTGCGTAAGTATTGCTCTTTGCTGTATAGCCGAGGGCGACGCTTGTCTTCTAGTGTATAACCATCATGAATCGATACGCGGATCTCATGCGCATCAAATTCATCTTCATGTAAGAACACCACATCATTTGTTGCCACAACAGGCAACTGATACTGAGCCGCAAAATCAACAGCCATGTGCAGATAAGCTTCTTCGTCTGGACGCCCAGTACGAATTAACTCAAGATAATAACTATCAGGAAAATGGGTTT
Coding sequences within:
- the dnaE gene encoding DNA polymerase III subunit alpha, giving the protein MAEPRFIHLHLHSEFSMVDSLVRIKRLAPRLQELNMPAVALTDQTNMCALVKFYGAMQKSGVKPILGADFWVQSEEYPDEQFKLTALAKDNKGYNNITVLISKAYTRGHVDGRAIIDKAWLAEHAEGVILLSGARNGDVGKALLKGNAALAQQCVAFYQTHFPDSYYLELIRTGRPDEEAYLHMAVDFAAQYQLPVVATNDVVFLHEDEFDAHEIRVSIHDGYTLEDKRRPRLYSKEQYLRSEDEMCELFADIPEALANSVEIAKRCNATVRLGEYFLPNFPTGELSTEDFLVKVSEDGLVERLDFLFPDPVERERQRPAYEERLDVELKVINNMGFPGYFLIVMEFIQWSKDNNIPVGPGRGSGAGSLVAYALKITDLDPIEYELLFERFLNPERVSMPDFDVDFCMDRRDEVIDHVAELYNRDAVSQIITFGTMAAKAVIRDVGRVLGHPFGFVDRISKLIPGDPGMTLTKAWDVEPRLDEMYQGDEEVRALVDMARILEGVTRNAGKHAGGVVISPTLITDFAPLYCDDEGNNPVTQFDKNDVEEAGLVKFDFLGLRTLTIIQWALDMANPHLVKQGKEAIRIESIDITDKRCFDLLQRSETTAVFQLESRGMKDLIRRLKPDSFEDMIALVALFRPGPLQSGMVDNFIDRKHGREEVSYPDAQYQHESLKEILDPTYGIILYQEQVMQIAQVLSGYTLGGADMLRRAMGKKKPEEMEKQRGTFKEGAINNGVDGELSMKIFDLVEKFAGYGFNKSHSAAYALVSYQTLWMKTHYPSYFMAAVMSADMDNTEKVVTLVDEVERMGLTILPPDVNKGLFKFNVDEDHTIIYGIGAIKGVGEGPIDAIIAARESGGEFSDLFDFCNRVDLKKINKRIMEKLIYAGALDKLGPHRAALHATLPEAMKAAAQHAMAESHGQTDLFGILTTEPEEVESKFADVPEWPDKVWLEGERETLGLYLTGHPINQYIKEVKRYSSNRLKDVKPTERGKVVTAVGLVISAQVKVTKKGTRMGILEIDDKSGRLSVMFFSEAFERYEEYIAKDRILVITGEVSFDDFNGGYKMTAREVMDIEAARERYARGLTLQLNAEKINDKFMGKFMETLEPYRAGTCPINIVYQRADAKAKLTLGVEWRVSPTDELLYGLELMLGSGNVDLEFD